A genomic stretch from Mya arenaria isolate MELC-2E11 chromosome 10, ASM2691426v1 includes:
- the LOC128205275 gene encoding uncharacterized protein LOC128205275 isoform X3 produces MAACEHQPKAPDPTFVQEERMLAVAIDGHREGLLTERTATHHAKLPSISVTIRHGSHSTSHLSPLKRERTFDSTVSRKQLIASTDSELLRKSSDSRLPSLKTATPGASPTKSSKMFAPTPLSSLSKPSASLRQSQTLPDNSEAATELIGAERVTVIPTGNEDRGSGITGLSSFSKGTTPTVTTTDLDVDEKLTETDLLSVEKLTLRNSLRASDGKQTFVLKSAPQSQYSTELHQIPLVPFINRTDGLDDPLLTQPLVREAAMLDYTRGVPGSRPRAGRQRERLKLRHHNDSSTGSAQTDRPGSGHLRYHHRAEEDSVPDPGFEIPPTPSDMSLSLSLSNESQGEAASRQTEGRSRKQSKTGRSVITNSDDTTIKFSDGDASEARSRISNLPSGKTTSFCRCVSNLREVSFTRNVCKTCGKPYYISDSGSAATKTQYDYDTSRRSVSLRNKMLQQGGGKVTRKSKNFSDEDYMDFDLNEDQYLSSDDDEFPGHFDDSPTSWYRYKHAQPYPLVDPDTHKIVYLKALHAAQIKALQRSEEELDEKLRRPNVFSYIPLLKRMSVDGVTPRAIGIRPDKPVKIKNGQFMKHIFGDIKPEDFYTGNVVPGRLVFDETPRTTETDAEATTTTRSSGKDTQPIMNDPERSSVSLKMSRKGVNFDNKND; encoded by the exons ATGGCCGCGTGCGAGCACCAACCCAAGGCGCCTGACCCTACCTTTGTACAGGAGGAGAGAATGCTGGCGGTAGCGATTGACGGTCATCGGGAAGG CTTACTAACAGAGAGGACGGCCACACACCACGCGAAGCTGCCGTCCATTAGCGTCACAATCCGCCACGGCTCCCATTCAACCAGTCACCTGTCGCCCTTGAAGCGCGAGCGCACCTTCGACTCTACCGTCAGCCGCAAGCAGTTGATAGCGTCCACCGACAGTGAGCTCCTCCGGAAATCCAGTGACTCCCGACTCCCGTCTTTGAAAACTGCAACGCCCGGTGCTTCTCCGACAAAGTCATCAAAAATGTTTGCCCCTACGCCCCTGTCAAGCCTATCCAAACCATCAGCGTCTCTTCGACAATCTCAAACTCTGCCAGATAATTCTGAAGCGGCCACGGAACTCATTGGTGCTGAGCGGGTAACGGTTATTCCCACCGGAAATGAAGACAGGGGCAGTGGTATAACGGGCCTCTCGTCATTTTCCAAGGGTACAACGCCAACTGTGACAACAACCGACCTGGATGTTGACGAAAAATTGACCGAAACTGACCTTTTATCGGTCGAAAAACTAACCCTTAGGAACAGCCTGAGGGCCAGCGAcggtaaacaaacatttgttttgaagtCAGCCCCTCAGAGTCAATACAGCACCGAGTTGCACCAGATTCCTCTTGTCCCGTTTATAAACCGGACGGACGGCCTTGACGACCCGCTCCTGACACAGCCACTGGTCCGCGAAGCAGCCATGTTAGACTACACTCGGGGGGTCCCTGGGAGCCGCCCACGGGCCGGGCGGCAGAGGGAACGCCTGAAGCTCAGGCACCACAATGACTCCTCGACCGGAAGTGCCCAGACAGACCGACCAGGCTCAG GTCATCTCCGCTACCATCACCGCGCTGAGGAGGATTCAGTGCCGGATCCCGGCTTTGAAATTCCGCCGACGCCGTCGGACATGAGTCTCTCCCTTTCATTATCAAACGAGTCTCAGGGAGAGGCCGCCTCTCGACAGACTGAGGGTCGCAGCAGGAAACAGTCTAAAACCGGAAGAAGCGTTATAACGAACAGCGATGATACGACCATTAAATTTTCCGACGGCGATGCGTCCGAAGCGCGGTCTCGAATTTCTAATCTGCCGTCGGGGAAAACAACAAGCTTTTGCCGATGTGTAAGCAACCTAAGAGAAGTCAGCTTCACaagaaatgtttgcaaaacGTGCGGAAAGCCATATTACATCAGCGACAGCGGTTCCGCGGCCACCAAGACGCAGTACGATTACGACACAAGTCGTAGGTCCGTGTCTCTCCGTAACAAGATGCTTCAACAAGGCGGAGGGAAGGTCACGAGAAAGAGTAAGAACTTTTCTGACGAAGATTACATGGACTTTGACTTGAATGAAGACCAATACCTCTCTAGTGACGATGACGAATTCCCAGGCCACTTTGACGACTCCCCAACGTCCTGGTACCGATATAAACACGCCCAGCCTTACCCCTTGGTGGATCCGGACACCCATAAGATTGTCTACCTGAAAGCGCTCCACGCTGCCCAGATCAAAGCGCTGCAACGCAGCGAAGAAGAGCTTGATGAAAAGTTACGTCGCCCGAACGTTTTCTCATACATTCCATTACTGAAACGTATGTCAGTGGACGGCGTGACGCCGAGGGCAATTGGGATACGCCCAGACAAGCCGGTTAAAATAAAGAACGGGCAAtttatgaaacacatttttggCGATATCAAACCGGAAGACTTCTATACCGGAAACGTTGTTCCAGGTCGCCTGGTATTTGATGAGACGCCACGGACGACGGAAACGGATGCGGAGGCAACGACAACGACCCGTAGCTCAGGGAAAGACACACAGCCGATTATGAACGACCCCGAACGATCGTCCGTCAGTCTTAAAATGAGCCGGAAGGGCGTGAACTTtgacaataaaaatgattaa
- the LOC128205275 gene encoding uncharacterized protein LOC128205275 isoform X1 codes for MALLLERENSLSDLRRTQRRVAALLLSENHVELLKFPLRKRALAPGFCYVCSKIDPGGVFRSPNAHLFRKGFMAACEHQPKAPDPTFVQEERMLAVAIDGHREGLLTERTATHHAKLPSISVTIRHGSHSTSHLSPLKRERTFDSTVSRKQLIASTDSELLRKSSDSRLPSLKTATPGASPTKSSKMFAPTPLSSLSKPSASLRQSQTLPDNSEAATELIGAERVTVIPTGNEDRGSGITGLSSFSKGTTPTVTTTDLDVDEKLTETDLLSVEKLTLRNSLRASDGKQTFVLKSAPQSQYSTELHQIPLVPFINRTDGLDDPLLTQPLVREAAMLDYTRGVPGSRPRAGRQRERLKLRHHNDSSTGSAQTDRPGSGHLRYHHRAEEDSVPDPGFEIPPTPSDMSLSLSLSNESQGEAASRQTEGRSRKQSKTGRSVITNSDDTTIKFSDGDASEARSRISNLPSGKTTSFCRCVSNLREVSFTRNVCKTCGKPYYISDSGSAATKTQYDYDTSRRSVSLRNKMLQQGGGKVTRKSKNFSDEDYMDFDLNEDQYLSSDDDEFPGHFDDSPTSWYRYKHAQPYPLVDPDTHKIVYLKALHAAQIKALQRSEEELDEKLRRPNVFSYIPLLKRMSVDGVTPRAIGIRPDKPVKIKNGQFMKHIFGDIKPEDFYTGNVVPGRLVFDETPRTTETDAEATTTTRSSGKDTQPIMNDPERSSVSLKMSRKGVNFDNKND; via the exons ATGGCGCTGCTTTTGGAAAGGGAGAACAGTTTGTCAGATCTGAGACGAACACAGCGCAGAGTTGCCGCCCTTTTGTTGAGCGAGAATCATGTAGAATTGTTGAAATTCCCA CTCCGGAAACGCGCCCTGGCGCCTGGCTTCTGCTATGTGTGCAGCAAGATCGATCCCGGGGGTGTTTTCCGGTCACCCAACGCACACCTGTTCCGGAAAGGGTTCATGGCCGCGTGCGAGCACCAACCCAAGGCGCCTGACCCTACCTTTGTACAGGAGGAGAGAATGCTGGCGGTAGCGATTGACGGTCATCGGGAAGG CTTACTAACAGAGAGGACGGCCACACACCACGCGAAGCTGCCGTCCATTAGCGTCACAATCCGCCACGGCTCCCATTCAACCAGTCACCTGTCGCCCTTGAAGCGCGAGCGCACCTTCGACTCTACCGTCAGCCGCAAGCAGTTGATAGCGTCCACCGACAGTGAGCTCCTCCGGAAATCCAGTGACTCCCGACTCCCGTCTTTGAAAACTGCAACGCCCGGTGCTTCTCCGACAAAGTCATCAAAAATGTTTGCCCCTACGCCCCTGTCAAGCCTATCCAAACCATCAGCGTCTCTTCGACAATCTCAAACTCTGCCAGATAATTCTGAAGCGGCCACGGAACTCATTGGTGCTGAGCGGGTAACGGTTATTCCCACCGGAAATGAAGACAGGGGCAGTGGTATAACGGGCCTCTCGTCATTTTCCAAGGGTACAACGCCAACTGTGACAACAACCGACCTGGATGTTGACGAAAAATTGACCGAAACTGACCTTTTATCGGTCGAAAAACTAACCCTTAGGAACAGCCTGAGGGCCAGCGAcggtaaacaaacatttgttttgaagtCAGCCCCTCAGAGTCAATACAGCACCGAGTTGCACCAGATTCCTCTTGTCCCGTTTATAAACCGGACGGACGGCCTTGACGACCCGCTCCTGACACAGCCACTGGTCCGCGAAGCAGCCATGTTAGACTACACTCGGGGGGTCCCTGGGAGCCGCCCACGGGCCGGGCGGCAGAGGGAACGCCTGAAGCTCAGGCACCACAATGACTCCTCGACCGGAAGTGCCCAGACAGACCGACCAGGCTCAG GTCATCTCCGCTACCATCACCGCGCTGAGGAGGATTCAGTGCCGGATCCCGGCTTTGAAATTCCGCCGACGCCGTCGGACATGAGTCTCTCCCTTTCATTATCAAACGAGTCTCAGGGAGAGGCCGCCTCTCGACAGACTGAGGGTCGCAGCAGGAAACAGTCTAAAACCGGAAGAAGCGTTATAACGAACAGCGATGATACGACCATTAAATTTTCCGACGGCGATGCGTCCGAAGCGCGGTCTCGAATTTCTAATCTGCCGTCGGGGAAAACAACAAGCTTTTGCCGATGTGTAAGCAACCTAAGAGAAGTCAGCTTCACaagaaatgtttgcaaaacGTGCGGAAAGCCATATTACATCAGCGACAGCGGTTCCGCGGCCACCAAGACGCAGTACGATTACGACACAAGTCGTAGGTCCGTGTCTCTCCGTAACAAGATGCTTCAACAAGGCGGAGGGAAGGTCACGAGAAAGAGTAAGAACTTTTCTGACGAAGATTACATGGACTTTGACTTGAATGAAGACCAATACCTCTCTAGTGACGATGACGAATTCCCAGGCCACTTTGACGACTCCCCAACGTCCTGGTACCGATATAAACACGCCCAGCCTTACCCCTTGGTGGATCCGGACACCCATAAGATTGTCTACCTGAAAGCGCTCCACGCTGCCCAGATCAAAGCGCTGCAACGCAGCGAAGAAGAGCTTGATGAAAAGTTACGTCGCCCGAACGTTTTCTCATACATTCCATTACTGAAACGTATGTCAGTGGACGGCGTGACGCCGAGGGCAATTGGGATACGCCCAGACAAGCCGGTTAAAATAAAGAACGGGCAAtttatgaaacacatttttggCGATATCAAACCGGAAGACTTCTATACCGGAAACGTTGTTCCAGGTCGCCTGGTATTTGATGAGACGCCACGGACGACGGAAACGGATGCGGAGGCAACGACAACGACCCGTAGCTCAGGGAAAGACACACAGCCGATTATGAACGACCCCGAACGATCGTCCGTCAGTCTTAAAATGAGCCGGAAGGGCGTGAACTTtgacaataaaaatgattaa
- the LOC128205275 gene encoding uncharacterized protein LOC128205275 isoform X2 translates to MVVAVRVSPPMKGRVPSRLNMLELVSVANNRYTVSKLRKRALAPGFCYVCSKIDPGGVFRSPNAHLFRKGFMAACEHQPKAPDPTFVQEERMLAVAIDGHREGLLTERTATHHAKLPSISVTIRHGSHSTSHLSPLKRERTFDSTVSRKQLIASTDSELLRKSSDSRLPSLKTATPGASPTKSSKMFAPTPLSSLSKPSASLRQSQTLPDNSEAATELIGAERVTVIPTGNEDRGSGITGLSSFSKGTTPTVTTTDLDVDEKLTETDLLSVEKLTLRNSLRASDGKQTFVLKSAPQSQYSTELHQIPLVPFINRTDGLDDPLLTQPLVREAAMLDYTRGVPGSRPRAGRQRERLKLRHHNDSSTGSAQTDRPGSGHLRYHHRAEEDSVPDPGFEIPPTPSDMSLSLSLSNESQGEAASRQTEGRSRKQSKTGRSVITNSDDTTIKFSDGDASEARSRISNLPSGKTTSFCRCVSNLREVSFTRNVCKTCGKPYYISDSGSAATKTQYDYDTSRRSVSLRNKMLQQGGGKVTRKSKNFSDEDYMDFDLNEDQYLSSDDDEFPGHFDDSPTSWYRYKHAQPYPLVDPDTHKIVYLKALHAAQIKALQRSEEELDEKLRRPNVFSYIPLLKRMSVDGVTPRAIGIRPDKPVKIKNGQFMKHIFGDIKPEDFYTGNVVPGRLVFDETPRTTETDAEATTTTRSSGKDTQPIMNDPERSSVSLKMSRKGVNFDNKND, encoded by the exons ATGGTGGTTGCAGTGCGGGTAAGCCCGCCCATGAAGGGCCGGGTCCCGAGCAGACTCAATATGCTGGAGCTTGTCTCAGTGGCCAACAACAGATATACAGTGTCTAAG CTCCGGAAACGCGCCCTGGCGCCTGGCTTCTGCTATGTGTGCAGCAAGATCGATCCCGGGGGTGTTTTCCGGTCACCCAACGCACACCTGTTCCGGAAAGGGTTCATGGCCGCGTGCGAGCACCAACCCAAGGCGCCTGACCCTACCTTTGTACAGGAGGAGAGAATGCTGGCGGTAGCGATTGACGGTCATCGGGAAGG CTTACTAACAGAGAGGACGGCCACACACCACGCGAAGCTGCCGTCCATTAGCGTCACAATCCGCCACGGCTCCCATTCAACCAGTCACCTGTCGCCCTTGAAGCGCGAGCGCACCTTCGACTCTACCGTCAGCCGCAAGCAGTTGATAGCGTCCACCGACAGTGAGCTCCTCCGGAAATCCAGTGACTCCCGACTCCCGTCTTTGAAAACTGCAACGCCCGGTGCTTCTCCGACAAAGTCATCAAAAATGTTTGCCCCTACGCCCCTGTCAAGCCTATCCAAACCATCAGCGTCTCTTCGACAATCTCAAACTCTGCCAGATAATTCTGAAGCGGCCACGGAACTCATTGGTGCTGAGCGGGTAACGGTTATTCCCACCGGAAATGAAGACAGGGGCAGTGGTATAACGGGCCTCTCGTCATTTTCCAAGGGTACAACGCCAACTGTGACAACAACCGACCTGGATGTTGACGAAAAATTGACCGAAACTGACCTTTTATCGGTCGAAAAACTAACCCTTAGGAACAGCCTGAGGGCCAGCGAcggtaaacaaacatttgttttgaagtCAGCCCCTCAGAGTCAATACAGCACCGAGTTGCACCAGATTCCTCTTGTCCCGTTTATAAACCGGACGGACGGCCTTGACGACCCGCTCCTGACACAGCCACTGGTCCGCGAAGCAGCCATGTTAGACTACACTCGGGGGGTCCCTGGGAGCCGCCCACGGGCCGGGCGGCAGAGGGAACGCCTGAAGCTCAGGCACCACAATGACTCCTCGACCGGAAGTGCCCAGACAGACCGACCAGGCTCAG GTCATCTCCGCTACCATCACCGCGCTGAGGAGGATTCAGTGCCGGATCCCGGCTTTGAAATTCCGCCGACGCCGTCGGACATGAGTCTCTCCCTTTCATTATCAAACGAGTCTCAGGGAGAGGCCGCCTCTCGACAGACTGAGGGTCGCAGCAGGAAACAGTCTAAAACCGGAAGAAGCGTTATAACGAACAGCGATGATACGACCATTAAATTTTCCGACGGCGATGCGTCCGAAGCGCGGTCTCGAATTTCTAATCTGCCGTCGGGGAAAACAACAAGCTTTTGCCGATGTGTAAGCAACCTAAGAGAAGTCAGCTTCACaagaaatgtttgcaaaacGTGCGGAAAGCCATATTACATCAGCGACAGCGGTTCCGCGGCCACCAAGACGCAGTACGATTACGACACAAGTCGTAGGTCCGTGTCTCTCCGTAACAAGATGCTTCAACAAGGCGGAGGGAAGGTCACGAGAAAGAGTAAGAACTTTTCTGACGAAGATTACATGGACTTTGACTTGAATGAAGACCAATACCTCTCTAGTGACGATGACGAATTCCCAGGCCACTTTGACGACTCCCCAACGTCCTGGTACCGATATAAACACGCCCAGCCTTACCCCTTGGTGGATCCGGACACCCATAAGATTGTCTACCTGAAAGCGCTCCACGCTGCCCAGATCAAAGCGCTGCAACGCAGCGAAGAAGAGCTTGATGAAAAGTTACGTCGCCCGAACGTTTTCTCATACATTCCATTACTGAAACGTATGTCAGTGGACGGCGTGACGCCGAGGGCAATTGGGATACGCCCAGACAAGCCGGTTAAAATAAAGAACGGGCAAtttatgaaacacatttttggCGATATCAAACCGGAAGACTTCTATACCGGAAACGTTGTTCCAGGTCGCCTGGTATTTGATGAGACGCCACGGACGACGGAAACGGATGCGGAGGCAACGACAACGACCCGTAGCTCAGGGAAAGACACACAGCCGATTATGAACGACCCCGAACGATCGTCCGTCAGTCTTAAAATGAGCCGGAAGGGCGTGAACTTtgacaataaaaatgattaa